A region of Pseudomonas marginalis DNA encodes the following proteins:
- a CDS encoding GntR family transcriptional regulator, translating to MSKPGQLVLVALRKMIASGELAAGERLMEIPTAQLFGVSRMPVRMAFRTLEQEGLLVPFGGRGYQVRSVSPSDIAGAVEVRGVLEGLAARQTAELGLSDAARAALERCLVEGDQLFEKGYVTEDDLEVYHDLNMRFHQVIVEGSHNPAIADALARNDHLPFASVTALAVDREDMAREYRRFNYAHMQHHSVFDALVNRQGARAEAIMREHANATLRYAEIFSSATAAARMKVILPAS from the coding sequence ATGAGTAAACCCGGTCAATTGGTGCTGGTTGCACTGCGCAAGATGATTGCCAGCGGGGAGTTGGCGGCGGGCGAGCGGCTGATGGAGATTCCCACGGCGCAGCTGTTCGGCGTGTCGCGCATGCCGGTGCGCATGGCCTTTCGTACCCTCGAACAGGAAGGACTGCTGGTGCCGTTTGGCGGGCGCGGCTATCAGGTGCGTTCGGTCAGCCCCAGCGACATTGCCGGCGCCGTCGAAGTGCGCGGCGTGCTTGAGGGCCTGGCAGCGCGTCAGACCGCCGAGCTTGGTTTATCCGACGCGGCGCGTGCGGCGCTGGAGCGCTGCCTGGTGGAAGGCGATCAACTGTTCGAAAAGGGCTATGTGACCGAGGATGACCTTGAGGTCTATCACGACCTGAACATGCGCTTTCACCAGGTCATCGTCGAAGGCAGCCACAACCCGGCGATCGCCGACGCGCTGGCCCGCAATGATCACCTGCCGTTCGCCTCGGTGACGGCGCTGGCGGTGGATCGCGAGGACATGGCCCGCGAGTACCGACGCTTCAACTATGCCCACATGCAGCATCATTCGGTTTTCGATGCCCTGGTCAATCGCCAGGGCGCGCGGGCCGAAGCCATCATGCGCGAGCACGCCAATGCGACGTTGCGCTATGCCGAGATCTTCAGTTCAGCCACCGCCGCTGCGCGCATGAAGGTGATTTTGCCCGCGTCGTGA
- a CDS encoding PDR/VanB family oxidoreductase, producing MIDVVVVSRNNEAQDICSYELASVDGQPLPAFSAGAHIDLHLPDGVIRQYSLCNHPEERHRYLIGVLKDPASRGGSRSLHEQVHEGTRLTISEPRNLFPLVHDARRSLLFAGGIGITPILCMAERLAHAGADFELHYCARASERAAFVQRLKASPFAERVFLHFDEQPHTALNIAEVLAAPADDVHLYVCGPGGFMQHVLDSARAQGWQEDCLHREYFSAAPVDSSLDGGFSVKLGSSGQVFEIPADKTVVQVLESHGIEIAVSCEQGICGTCLTRVLEGIPEHRDLFLTEQEQALNDQFTPCCSRSKTPLLVLDI from the coding sequence ATGATCGATGTGGTGGTGGTATCCCGTAACAACGAAGCCCAGGACATTTGCAGCTATGAACTGGCCAGTGTCGATGGCCAGCCGCTGCCGGCCTTCAGTGCCGGCGCGCATATTGACCTGCACCTGCCCGATGGGGTGATCCGGCAATATTCCCTGTGCAATCACCCCGAGGAACGTCATCGCTACCTGATCGGCGTGCTCAAGGACCCGGCCTCCCGGGGCGGCTCGCGCAGCCTGCACGAGCAGGTCCACGAGGGCACCCGCCTGACCATCAGCGAGCCACGCAACCTGTTTCCCCTGGTCCACGACGCGCGTCGCAGCCTGCTGTTTGCCGGTGGCATCGGCATCACCCCGATCCTGTGCATGGCTGAGCGCCTGGCCCATGCGGGAGCCGACTTCGAACTGCATTACTGCGCCCGCGCCAGTGAGCGCGCGGCATTTGTGCAGCGGCTCAAGGCGTCGCCGTTTGCCGAGCGGGTGTTCCTGCATTTCGATGAGCAGCCGCACACCGCGTTGAACATCGCCGAAGTGCTGGCGGCGCCTGCCGATGACGTGCACCTGTATGTCTGCGGTCCTGGCGGGTTCATGCAGCATGTACTCGACAGCGCACGCGCACAGGGCTGGCAGGAAGACTGCCTGCACCGCGAATACTTCAGCGCGGCACCGGTGGACAGCAGCCTCGACGGCGGCTTTTCGGTAAAGCTCGGCAGCAGCGGCCAGGTCTTCGAAATCCCCGCCGACAAGACCGTGGTCCAGGTCTTGGAAAGCCATGGCATCGAGATTGCCGTGTCCTGCGAACAAGGGATTTGCGGCACCTGCCTGACCCGTGTGCTGGAGGGCATACCGGAGCACCGCGACCTGTTCCTCACCGAACAGGAACAGGCCCTGAATGACCAGTTCACCCCCTGCTGCTCGCGCTCGAAAACCCCGCTGCTGGTACTCGATATCTGA
- a CDS encoding aromatic ring-hydroxylating oxygenase subunit alpha has translation MYPKNTWYVACTPDEIAHKPLGRQICGEKMVFYRGQEGAVVAVEDFCPHRGAPLSLGYVENGNLVCGYHGLVMGGDGKTVEMPGQRVRGFPCNKTFAAVERYGFIWVWPGDQSQADPALIHHLEWAVSDQWAYGGGLFDIQCDYRLMIDNLMDLTHETYVHASSIGQKEIDEAPPVTTVDGDEVVTARHMENIMAPPFWRMALRGNNLADDVPVDRWQICRFTPPSHVLIEVGVAHAGKGGYNAAPEHKAASIVVDFITPQTDTSIWYFWGMARNFNPHDEALTASIREGQGKIFSEDLEMLERQQQNLLAHPQRNLLKLNIDAGGVQSRKILERLIAKERALEPQLIATTTA, from the coding sequence ATGTACCCGAAGAACACATGGTATGTCGCCTGCACCCCCGATGAAATCGCGCACAAGCCACTCGGTCGACAGATCTGTGGCGAAAAGATGGTGTTTTATCGTGGCCAGGAAGGCGCCGTGGTGGCGGTCGAGGACTTCTGCCCCCATCGCGGCGCGCCGCTTTCACTGGGGTATGTCGAGAACGGCAACCTGGTCTGCGGCTACCACGGCCTGGTCATGGGCGGCGACGGCAAGACCGTGGAAATGCCCGGCCAGCGGGTACGTGGTTTTCCCTGCAACAAGACCTTTGCCGCCGTTGAACGCTACGGCTTCATCTGGGTATGGCCCGGCGATCAGAGCCAGGCCGACCCGGCGCTGATCCATCATCTGGAATGGGCCGTGAGTGACCAGTGGGCCTATGGCGGCGGGCTGTTCGATATCCAGTGCGACTACCGCCTGATGATCGACAACCTGATGGACCTGACCCACGAAACCTATGTGCATGCCTCCAGCATCGGCCAGAAGGAAATCGACGAAGCCCCGCCCGTGACCACGGTGGACGGCGATGAAGTGGTCACCGCCCGGCACATGGAAAACATCATGGCCCCGCCGTTCTGGCGCATGGCCCTGCGCGGCAATAACCTTGCCGATGACGTGCCGGTGGACCGCTGGCAGATCTGCCGCTTCACCCCGCCCAGCCATGTGCTCATCGAAGTCGGCGTGGCCCACGCCGGCAAAGGTGGCTATAACGCCGCCCCCGAACACAAGGCCGCGAGCATCGTGGTCGACTTCATCACCCCGCAAACCGACACTTCGATCTGGTACTTCTGGGGCATGGCGCGCAACTTCAACCCCCACGATGAGGCACTGACCGCAAGCATTCGCGAGGGCCAGGGCAAGATTTTCAGCGAGGACCTGGAGATGCTCGAACGCCAGCAACAGAACCTGCTGGCCCATCCGCAGCGCAACCTGCTCAAGTTGAATATCGACGCGGGTGGCGTGCAATCGCGCAAGATCCTGGAGCGACTGATTGCCAAGGAACGCGCCCTCGAACCGCAACTGATCGCCACCACCACCGCCTGA